The proteins below come from a single Paludibacter jiangxiensis genomic window:
- a CDS encoding YybH family protein produces MKSLLFPLLLLFIMDSGCKQPKTDVNSVQKEISSLINKNINALQSHDIKTVAALMDDNGLYCGTDPGEFWTKKQVCSEYEKMFADTTIHFADISSHKQEIRVSKDGKSAIVIDQWTMNGIGIKIPIRMIYHFVKEKDKWISDFSSASLIPYNKDIPKLNKAIE; encoded by the coding sequence ATGAAATCACTATTATTTCCTTTGCTCTTGCTCTTTATAATGGATTCCGGGTGCAAACAACCTAAAACTGACGTCAACAGTGTGCAGAAAGAGATCAGTAGTCTGATTAACAAAAACATCAATGCATTGCAGAGTCACGACATTAAGACGGTTGCCGCCCTGATGGACGATAACGGCCTCTATTGCGGCACCGATCCCGGTGAGTTCTGGACAAAAAAGCAAGTATGCAGCGAATACGAAAAAATGTTTGCCGACACCACTATACATTTTGCTGATATTTCATCGCACAAACAAGAAATCAGAGTAAGTAAAGACGGCAAATCGGCTATTGTTATTGACCAATGGACAATGAACGGCATAGGCATCAAAATTCCAATACGAATGATTTATCATTTTGTAAAAGAAAAAGATAAGTGGATTTCAGATTTTTCAAGCGCAAGCCTGATTCCTTACAATAAGGATATTCCGAAATTGAATAAAGCCATTGAATAG